GGCGGGCCGGCGCAGCGCGGCGCCCAGCGTCATCCGCTGCGGCGCGCCCTCCCCCGTGCCGACGTCGTCGCGCAGCCGGGCGCCGGCGAGGGTGGCGACGGCGACGACGCCGCCGAGGGCGAGCGTCCCGGCGTAGACGAAGAACGGGGCCCGCAAGGAGATGGTCGCGACGATGCCGCCGAGGGCCGGTCCGGCGAGCCCGCCGACGAGAAAGCCGGCCTGCCACAGGCTCGTGGCCCGCCCGCGCTGCTCGGGCCGGGCCACCCGGAGCAGCAGGCTCATCGCCGAGACGGTGAACATCGCCGACCCGACCCCGCCGAGCCCGCGCAGCACGAGCAGCTGGGTGTAGGTCTGCGCGAGGCCGGCGAACAGGCTCGACACCGCGACGATCGCGAGCCCGGTGGCCAGCACCCACCGCTCGCCGAACCTGTCGACGAGACGCCCACCGGCGAGCGCGAACACCAGGCGCATGAACGCGAACGCGGACACCACCGCCGCGGCCGCCGTCGCGCCGACGCCGAACTCCTGGGCGAACAGCGGGATCGCGGGGGCGACGATGCCGAACCCGATGGCTACCGCGAACGCGACCGCGGACAGGGCCCACACCTCGCGCGGCAGGTCGCCGGGCAGGCGTGGTCGCGGGACGGGCACGGGGGTCCTCCTGGGCACGGACGTCGAGCGGAGGCTACCCGGGCGGGACCGAGGTCCCGTCGTCGGATGGCGACTGGACACTTAGTTCAACGAATGTCGGTGTGCTATCGGCACGTTGGGCAAGCGAGCCAGTGAAACGGGCTCTTCGCAGTTGACGGTGTAGGTGGCGACGGCGCGTCGTTGGCCGGGTAGGGGTCGAGGTCTTCCGATGATGGGAGTTCTGACGCTGCCCATCCGAAAGACCTCGACATGCCTGACGCTACCTTCGCTGCACCGGACCTGACCACGTTCGCCCGTCTCGATGAGCTCGGTCTTGAGGTCACCGGGCAACTGCTCAAGCCCGATCGGGCGGTGCTCACCTGCCGGGTCGTCGAGCCGGACCAGTGGTGCCGGCGGTGCGGAGCCGAGGGCGTGGCTCGGGACACCGTCACCCGGCGCCTGGCCCACGAACCGCTGGGGTGGCGTCCCACGACCCTGCTGGTCACGGTGCGCCGATACCGGTGCACCGGGTGCGGGCACGTGTGGCGCCAGGACACCACCAAGGCTGCTGAGCCGCGCGCGAAGCTGTCGCGTCGGGCGTTGCGGTGGGCGCTGGAGGGACTGGTGATCGAGCACCTGTCCATGGCCCGGATCGCCGAGGCCCTGGCGGTGTCGTGGAACACCGCCAACACCGCGGTCCTGGCCGAAGGCAAACGCGTCCTGATCGACGACCCGCACCGTTTCGACGGCGTGCGCACCATCGGCGTGGACGAGCACGCCTGGCGGCACACCCACCGCGGCGACAAGTTCGTCACCGTCATCATCGACCTCACCCCGGTGCGCGAGGGCACCGGGCCGGCACGGTTACTGGACATGGTCGCGGGCCGCTCGAAGCAGGCCTTCAAGGCCTGGCTCGATGCCCGGCCCCAGCACTGGCGCCGCGGCGTGGAGGTCGTCGCGATGGACGGGTTCACCGGCTTCAAGACCGCCACCGCCGAAGAGCTGCCCGACGCCGTCGCGGTCATGGACCCATTTCATGTCGTACGGCTGGCCGGGGACGCCCTGGAGGACTGCCGACGCCGCGTCCAACAGGACACCCGCGGGCACCGTGGCCGTAAGGGCGACCCGCTCTACAACGCCAGGCGGACCCTGCTCACCGGCGCTGACCTGCTCACCGGCAAGCAGACTCACCGCCTGCAGGAGCTGTTCGCCGTTGACGCCCACGTCGCTGTGGAGACCACCTGGGCCGTCTACCAGCGGATGATCACCGCCTACCGCGACCCCGACAAGACCCGCGGCCGCGAGGTCATGGCCGCCATCATCGACTCCCTCGCCAGCGCGGTGCCCACCGGCCTGACCGAGTTGCGCCAACTGGGCCGGACCCTCACGCGCCGCGCCGCCGACGTCCTGGCCTACTTCGACCGCCCCGGCACATCGAACGGACCGACCGAGGCGATCAACGGTCGCCTCGAGCACCTCCGCGGCTCCGCCCTCGGCTTCCGCAACCTGACCAACTACATCGCGCGGTCCCTGCTCGAGACCGGAGGCTTCAGACCGCGACTACACCCTCAATCGTGAAGAGCCGGGTTCCCCATACGGGCATGCGATCTGGGCTGACGCCTGTGACCGAGTGTTCAGTGCGCGCTGTATAGTTCAGTCCATGCTGACTATTGCTTCGCGTCTCGACGTGATGAACCGCCTGGGTCGTGCACTGGCCGACCCCACTCGATCCCGGATCATCTTGACCCTGCTCGACCATCCCGCTTACCCGGCGGAACTGGCCCGAGATCTGGACCTGACACGCCCGAACGTGTCCAACCACCTGGCATGCCTGCGCGATTGCGGGATCGTCGTCTCCGAGCCCGAGGGTCGTCGGACACGATATGAGATCGCCGATTCACACCTGGCGCAGGCGCTGACGGCACTGGTCGATGCCACCCTGGCAGTGGACGAAGACGCCCCGTGCATCGATCCCGCCTGCTCGCTTCCCGGATGCGACGCAGCTGGGGAGGGCGCATGATCCTCACCTCGGTCTTGCAGGCGATGGGCCTGTTCGCAGCGACCAACATCGACGACATCATCGTGCTCTCCCTCTTCTTCGCGCGAGGGGCAGGCCAGCGCGGCACTACCGCCCGCATTCTGGCCGGCCAGTACCTCGGATTCGCCGGCATCCTCGGTGCCGCGGTCCTGGTGACCATCGGTGCCGGAGCATTCCTGCCCTCGGCAGCCATCCCGTACTTCGGTCTCATCCCACTGGGCCTCGGCCTCTGGGCCGCATGGCAGGCCTGGCGCGGAGACGATGACGACGATGACGACGAGGCCAAGGTTGCCGGCAAGAAGGTCGGCGTGTGGACAGTCGCAGGCGTCACCTTTGCCAACGGCGGCGACAACATCGGCGTCTACACCCCTGTCTTCCTCATCGTGGAACCTCTCACAGTAGTCGCCTACTGCATCGTCTTCCTCGCGCTCGTCGCGGTCCTGGTGGCCCTGGCAAAGTTCGTCGCCACCCGCCCCCCGATCGCCGAAGTGCTCGAACGCTGGGAGCACATCCTCTTCCCCATCGTTCTCATCGGCCTCGGCATCGTGATCCTCGTCAGCGGCGGAGCCTTCGGACTCTGACGTAGCGGCAGCGATCCAAACGGCCCCGACCGGGCGCACCCCTCTCGGTTCAGACCGCGACACCTACCTGCAGCCAGTCCTGCGTGATCGCGGCAACAAGACCGCCACGGAGCGCTGCAAAAACCCCGCCACCAAGCGAACGAAGCCACAGGTCGACAACCACCTGCACCACGGCAACGAGCTGGGCATCGACGAGCGCACGGTCTCCTGGCGCCGGGTCCTGGACGTCAACGACCGGGCACTGCGCAACGTCGTCATCGGCCTCGGCGACCGGGTCGACGGGGTGCCGCGGCAGAGCGGCTTCGACATCACCGCGGCCAGCGAGGTGATGGTGATCCTGTCGCTGGCGACCTCGCTGGCCGACCTGCGGCGCCGGCTCGGCCGGATCGTCGTCGCCTCCACCCGGGACGGCGCGCCGGTGACCGCCGAGATGCTCGGCGCGGCGGGGGCGATGGCAGTCATCCTGCGCGACGCCCTGCAGCCGAACCTGCTGCAGACCCTCGAGGGCACTCCGGCCCTCGTGCACACCGGGCCGTTCGGGAACATCGCCACCGGGAACTCCTCGGTGGTCGCCGACCTCGTCGGCGTCCGCACCGGGGACTACCTCGTCACCGAGGCGGGGTTCGGCGCCGACATGGGGCTGGAGCGGTTCGTCGACGTCAAGTGCCGGGTCTCCGGGCTGGTCCCGGACGCCGCCGTCCTCGTCGTCACCGTCCGCGCGCTCAAGGCCCACTCCGGGCGCTACCGGGTGGTCGCGGGCCGGCCGCTCCCGCCGGAGATGCTCGAGGAGAACCCGGACGACGTGCGCGCGGGGGCCCCCAACCTGCTGGCGCACCTGCGGATCGCCCGACGGCTGGGCATCTCCCCCGTGGTCGCGATCAACGCCTTCCCCGGCGACCACCCGAGCGAGCACGCCGTGATCCGCAGGCTCGCGCAGGACGCCGGGGCCCGGGTGGCCGTGACGACGCACGTCGCCGAGGGCGGCAAGGGCGCGCTCGCCCTGGCCGAGGCCGTCGTGGCCGCCGCCGGGGAGCCGTCCACCCTGCGCTTCCTGTACGAGCCGGAGGTGCCGCTGCCCGACAAGATCGAGCGGATCGCCCGCGAGATCTACGGGGCGGACGGCGTGGACCTCGCCCCGGCGGCCGCCGCGGACCTGCGCCGGTTCACCGAGCTGGGTTTCGGGCACCTGCCGGTGGTTGTCGCCAAGACGCACCTGTCGTTGTCGTCGGACCCGCGGCTGCTCGGTGCGCCGACCGGGTGGCGGCTGCCCGTGCGCGAGGTCCGGCTCGCCGCCGGCGCCGGGTACGTCTACGCGGTCTGCGGTGACATGCGGACCATGCCCGGTCTGCCGCGGCACCCGATCGCCGAGCGGATCGACCTCGACGACGACGGCGAGGTCGTCGGGCTGTCCTGAGGCCGTCCGCCGGCGGTCGCGCCGCGACCGGACGGGTCAGCGGCGAGTGAGCTGCAGCCGCCACGCTTCTGGGCCGCGCTCGAGGTAGGCCACGTCCAGCGCCCCGCCGTGCCGCTCGGTGAGGTGCCGGAGCAGGGGCTGCGGGTCGTGCGGGGCGACGAGGACGAGGGCGCCGCCCGTCGGCAGGGCGTCGACCGCACCGAGGACGGCGCCGTGCCGGATCGCGTGCGGGATGGCCCGGACGTCGAGCTCAGGCAGCGCGGTGTCGTGCTCGCCGCAGGCACACCCGCCCGAGTCGTGACCGCTGATGGAGACCGACTGCTGCATGGGAGGACCCTTCTAAGGAGGGAGCGGGACCGGGCTGGTGGCCCGGCGTCTTGTTTTACTACAATAGTACCCGTGGAAATTAAACCCGGTATGGGGCCGGCACCCGTCCGGACCGGGGCGACGGGCCGCTCGCTGTCGGGCCAGCGCGCCGTCGTCCTGGAACGCCTGCAGCACAGCGGTGAGCCGCTCACCGTCACCGGGCTCGCCGCCGAGCTGGGCCTGCACCCGAACACCGTCCGCGAGCACCTCGACGCGCTGGTCGAGCGGGGCCTCGTCGTCCGGGGGCGACAGGCGACCGGGCGACGCGGGCGGCCGGCGTGGACCTACGCGGCCGCGGCCGACCTCGTCGAGCCTGACACCAGGGTCCGCGACTACGCATGTCTGGCGACCGCACTGGCTGCGCACATCGCGCTGAGGAGCGCGGACCCGACGGGCGACGCCCTGGCCGCCGGTCGGGACTGGGGCCGCGGGCTTGCCGCCGCCCACCCGTTCGAGCGGCCGCCGTCGGCGACCGCGGTGCGCCGCCGGGTGGTCGCCCTGCTCGACGAGCTCGGGTTCGCCCCGCAGGACGACGCCCGCTGCACGACGGCCGCCCTGCGCCGGTGCCCGCTGCTCGACGTCGCCAGCCGGTACCCCGAGGTCGTCTGCCAGGTGCACCTCGGGATCGTCCGGGGCGCCATGGAGGCCTACGGCGGTCAGCCCGAACGCACCGCCCTCATCCCGTTCGCGGAGGTCGGCGCGTGCCGCCTGCACCTGCTGACGGCGGCCTGAAGGCCCTCCGTGACTGAGCTGCTGGCTGGACCCGTCACCGCTGGCGCGGCCGGCCACCCGCCGACCAGGCGGAGGCTGCCCTGGCCGCGGCTGCTGCTCCTGCTGCCCGCCGCCGCCGCCCTGCTGCTCGGCCTCGACGCCGCCGTGACGCTGCTCGGGCTGCCGGCCCCGCTCGCCGCGCCCCGGCTGGGGGAGGTGCACGGGGTGCTCCTCGTCCTCGGCTTCGCCGGCACCCTCGTCGCCCTCGAACGGGCCGTCGCCCTCGGCAGCCGCTGGGGCTACCTGGCCCCTGCGGGTCTCGGCGCCGGCGGACTCGCCCTCGTCGCCGTACCGTCCCCGGCGTTCGCCGGTGCGCTGCTCACTGCCGGGACAGCGGCCCTCGTCGCGGTCTACCTGCCGCTGTGGGGTCGTCAGCCGGCTGCGGCGGTCGTCGTCCAGGCTCTCGGTGCCGTGCTGGCGGTGGGGGCAGCGCTGTTGTGGTGGGGCGGCGTCCCGGTCCCGCACCTGCTGCCCTGGCTGGCAGGCTTCCTCGTTCTCACCGTCGCCGGGGAGCGGGTCGAGCTCGCCCGGGTCGCCGTCCTCGACCCGCGGGCGGAGCCCGTCGTGGTCGCGGCCACCGGCCTGCTCGCCGCCGGCGTCCTCGTCGGGCTGCTGTGGCCGGTCGCGGGAGCGGCCGGCACGGGTGCCGCGCTGCTCGCCACGACAGCCTGGCTGGCCCGCTACGACGTCGCCCGGCACACCGTCCGTGGCACCGGGCTGCCGCGGTTCACGGGCTGGGCCCTGCTCGCCGGGTACGGCTGGCTCGCCGTCGCCGGAGGGATCTGGCTGCTCGGCGGGCCGGTCACCGCCGGCCCCGGCTACGACGCCGTGGTGCACGCCGTCTTCCTCGGCTTCGTGATCTCGATGATCATCGCGCACGCCCCGGTCATCCTGCCCGCGGTGCTGCGCCGGCCTCTTCCCTACCGGCCAGCCATGTACGCGCCGTTGATCCTGCTGCACGTCTCGCTCGCCCTGCGCATCGCGGTCGGGGACCTGGGCGACGTCGGCTCGGCCTGGCAGCTCGGGGGCCTGCTCAACGTCGTCGCCGTCCTGCTCTTCGTCGCGGTCGCCGTGTGGTCCGCCGCCACGGCCAACCGTCCCCGGACGTCGTCGTGAGCCGTGCCGCCTGGCACCTGCGGACCGGTGCGGTCGTCGCGGCCTGGCTGCTCGCCCTCGTCGTCGTCGCCCTGGTCCACCCGTTCGTCCCGGCCGCGCGGTGGCTGCTGGTGCACCTGCTCGTGCTCGGCGCGGTGAGCAACGCCATCCTGATCTGGACCTGGCACTTCGCGGCGGCCCTGCTGCGGCTGCCGACCGAGTCGCTGCGCCGAGGCCAGGGGCTGCGGCTCGTGCTGTTCAACGCGGGCGCGCTCGGTGTCGTCGTCGGCACGGTCACCGGTGCCCGGGTCCTCGTGACGGCGGGCGCGGTGGTCGTCGCCGGGGTCTCCGGCTGGCACGCCACCGCGCTGCTGCGCCGGGCGCGGGCCGCGTTGCCGTCCCGGTTCGGTGTGACCGTCCGCTACTACGTCGCCGCGGGCCTGGCCCTGCCCGTCGGGGCGGTGCTCGGGGTGCTGCTCGGCCGACCGGGGCTGTCCGATGCCGGGCACGGTCGCCTCGTCGTCGCCCACGAGGTCGTCAACCTGCTCGGCTGGGTGGGGCTGACCGTCGTCGGCACGCTCGTCACCCTGTGGCCGACGATGCTGCGCACCCGGGTCGCGGACGGCGCAGAGCGCGCCGCCCGGCGGGCCCTGCCGGTGCTCGTCGGCGGGGTCGCCGCTGCGGCGGCTGCGGCCCTGGCCGGCTCGCTCGTCCTCGCCGCGGTCGGCGTGCTCGTCGTCCTCGCCGGCGTCGTCGCGGTTGCCGTCCCGCACGCCGAGGAGGTGCGCCGTAAGGCGCCGGTCGAGCTGCCGACCGCCTCCGTGCTCGCCGGGATGCTGTGGCTGGCCGGGTCGCTCGTCGTCCTCGCGGTCGGGCTGGCGACCGCGGGGGACTGGGCCGTCGCCGGTGAGCGGGCCGGTGCGCTGACCGCGCCGCTGCTGGCGGGGTTCGCCGCCCAGGTGCTGCTCGGCGCGCTCAGCTACCTCGTCCCGGTGGTGCTCGGCGGCGGGCCGTCCGTGCAGCGGGCGACCTCGACGCTGCTCGGACGTTCCGGCTGGGCCCGGCTCACCGCTGCCAACGCCGGTCTGCTGCTCGCCGTCCTCCCGGTGCCGAGCCTCGTGCGAGTCGTGCTCTCCGTCGTCGTCCTCGTCGCGCTCGGGTCCGCCCTGCCCCTGCTCGTGGGCGCCGTCCTGCTCGCCCGCCGGCTGCGCGGGGCGCCGCCGCAGCCTGCCGGTCCGCAACGGCACCCGACCGCCCAGCGCCGACTGGGCATGGCTGCCGCCGGCCTCGCCGTGGTCCTCGCCGGCACGGCCGGCGGCGTGGCGCTCGACCCCGCAGCCGCCGGCATCCCGCTCACCACCGCCTCCCCCGCGGCCGGTGCCGCCCCGGCCGGGGAGACCGGCCGGACGACGACGGTCACCGTCCGGGTCGAGGGGATGCGGTACGTGCCGGACGTCGTCGAGGTGCCCGCCGGGGACCGGCTCGTCGTCGTCCTCGACAACACCGGCGACGACCGGCACGACCTCGTCCTCGCCAACGGGGCCCGCAGCGACCGCGTCGGCCCCGAGGAGCGGACCCGCCTGGACGCCGGTGTCGTCACGGCGGACCTCGACGGGTGGTGCTCCGTCGCCGGGCACCGGCAGATGGGCATGGTGCTGACCGTCCGCGCCGTCGGGGACCTCGACGTGCAGGCCGACCCGGGACCGGCCTTCGACCCCTACGACCCGCGGCTCGACCCCGCACCGGCCGGCGCGGTGCACGAGGTAACCCTCCTCGTCCGGGAGGTCGAGCGGGAGGTCGCCCCCGGCGTCCGGCAGACGCTCTGGACCTTCGGCGGGACGGCGCCCGGACCGACGCTGCGCGGCCGGATCGGTGACGTCTTCGACGTCACCCTCGTCAACGACGGGAGCATCGGCCACTCGATCGACTTCCACGCCGGTGCGCTCGCGCCCGACCGGCCGATGCGGACGATCCAGCCGGGGGAGTCCCTGCGCTACCGGTTCACCGCCACCCGGGCCGGCATCTGGATGTACCACTGCTCGACGGCGCCGATGTCACTGCACATCGCCAACGGCATGTTCGGCGCCGTCGTCATCGACCCGCCGGACCTGCCGCAGGTCGACCAGGAGTACGTGCTCGTGCAATCCGAGTACTACCTCGGGCCGCAGGGCGGGGTGGCGGACGCCGACCGGGTCGCCGCCGAGCGACCGGACCTCGTCGTGTTCAACGGGTACGCGAACCAGTACGACCGGGAGCCGCTGACCGCCCGGGTGGGGGAGCGGGTGCGGGTGTGGGTGCTGGCGGCTGGTCCGCAGCGGGGCAGTGCGTTCCACGTCGTCGGCGGGCAGTTCGACACGGTGTGGTCCGAGGGCGACTACCGGCTGCGGCCGGGTCCGGGCGGGGCGCAGGTCCTGGCTCTTGCCCCGGCGCAGGGCGGCTTCGTCGAGCTGGAGCTACCCGAGCCAGGCCGCTACCCGTTCGTCACGCACGCCATGGTGGACGCCGAGCGCGGCGCGCACGGCGTCCTGGAGGTGGTGCCGTGACCGGAATGCCGGCGACCGGGCTACCGTTGGCGGTGGTTGAATGTCTAACCACTGCCGGAAGGGGCCTGCCGTGCCCGCGATCACCGTTCCTGATCTCACCGTGCTGCCCCGGTTGCCGCGGGTCGACCGCAGCGTGCTCACCGAGCGGCCCGTCCGCTCGGTGACGACCGCGCCCGACGGGTTGGAGGGCGAGGGCTTCCCGGTCCGGCGTGCGTTCGCCGGCGTCGACCTGCGCGACCTGGACCCGTTCATCCACATGGACCAGCTGGGCGAGGTGGAGTACGCCGCGGGCGAGGCGAAGGGCACCCCGTGGCACCCGCACCGCGGTTTCGAGACCGTCACCTACATCCTCGACGGGACGTTCGAGCACGCCGACTCCGAGGGCGGCGGCGGCGTGATCACGAACGGGGACACCCAGTGGATGACCGCTGGCAGCGGGCTGCTGCACATCGAGCGGCCGCCGGAGGAGCTGGTGCTCAGCGGCGGGCTGTTCCACGGCGTCCAGCTGTGGGTGAACCTGCCACGGGCCCAGAAGATGGCCCAGCCGCGCTACCAGGACCTGCGCGGGAACGAGTCGGCTCTGGTCAGCTCGGACGACGGCGGTGCGCTGGTCCGGGTCATCGCCGGTGACCTCGGCGGCCACCGCGGGCCCGGGGTGACGACGACTCCGATCACGATGGCGCACGCCACGGTGAGTCCGGCCGCCCGGCTGGAGACGGCCTGGCCGCCGGACTTCAACGCGCTCGTCTACGTGCTCGCCGGGCAGGGCACGGTCGGCCCGCAGGGCCACCGGATCCGCAAGGGCCAGCTCGCCGTCCTCGGCGCCGGTGGGGCGCTGTCGGTCGCCGCGGCCCCGACCCAGCCGCAGGCCGAGCCGAACCTCGAGGTGCTGCTGCTCGGCGGCCGGCCGATCCATGAGCCGGTCGCCTGGGCCGGGCCGTTCGTGATGAACACCCGCGCCGAGGTGGTCCAGGCGTTCGAGGACTTCCAGGCCGGCCGCCTCGGCCGGGTCCCGGCCGTGCACGGCGCGCCGACGTCCGTCGTCGAGGGCTGACGCGACAACGTATCCACCGTGCTGGGTCGCCGCGGCCCGGGCTCGGCTGCAGCGCTCGTCCTCTGGCTGCACGTGCTCCCCTCGCGGAGGAGGATGGACGTCGCCCGGGTCGAGCACGCAGCGATCACCTCGGCCCGTCGCGCAGACGTCCACCGTCGACTGTTCGGAGGGACTCAGTGATCGACTACTCGACGTTGATCCAGACAGCAGGAGCGCGGGCGAACGCTGCCGACAGCAACGAGGCACGGCAGGCGGTGGAGGCGGTCGTCACCGTCGTCGCACTGGCGCTGGACGACGACGAGCGGGGGCGGTTGGCCGACGTCCTGCCCGGTGCGCTCCGCGGCGCCGCAGCACTCCCGGGTCCGGCCACACCGGTGGCCAGCAGTGCGGCCCTGGTGCGCACGGTGAGCGAGCGGAGCGGCTGCCCGGCTGAACGGGCCCGCTTCTACACCCAGGCCGTGCTCGCCACCGTGGCCGACGCCGAGCCCGAGGTGGCGGAGCTGATCGCCCGGCGGCTACCGGACGGCCACGACCTGTTCTCACCGATCGACCAGGGAGTCACCGCTCGGGGGTCCGGGGTACCCACCCGGCAGAGCCCCCGCATTCTCGACCGAGACGAGATCGCCCGACAGCTGGACGGACTGACCGGATGGGAGGGTGACGAGCTCCGGCTGCGGAGAACCGTGGTGCTCCCGCCGGACCGGGTGCGGCCGCTCCGTGACGCCGTCGGTCGTGTCGAGCGGGAGCTGGACCATCACGCACGAGTCACGCAGGACCAGGGAGCGGTCACGTTCGAGGTCTGGACGCACTCCCTCGACCGCGTGACCGACATGGACGTGGAACTCGCCCGCAGGATCAACAGGGCGGTGGAGGAGATCGGCGCATCGGGATGACGCCGCCGCGTCTGCGGTGACGACACCCACGGCGGCCCCGCTGCTCAGGTCGGTGGCGCGTTCCACGACACCGACCGGTGCACTGTGCCACGGTGTGCCCGTGACCAGCACAGATGCGATCGCCGCCGACGGACTGCGGGTCCTCCGGCTCTGCAGTGTCTTCGAGCCCGCGCCCGACCCCAGCCGCCGACTGGGCGAAGAGCTCGACGGCCGCACCGCCGGGTTCGACCCCGTCGGCGGGATGCAGAACCACACCGCGGTGCTCACCCGCTACCTGGACGCCCGAGGCGTCGCACAGACCGTCCTGACCTCCCGGCTCGCCGGGCCCCGTGGGACGACTCGGCTGGGCGCGGGCGCGCTGGTGGTCCGGGTCGGCCTGCCGGTCCGGTTTCTGCGCCAGTTCTGGGCTCTCGCGGCGCTGCCGGCCGCGCTGCGACGGCGGTCGGGGGTCGACGTCGTCCACGCTCACCAGGGGGAGGACCTCGCCGTCCTGCCACTGGCCTGGCTGGCCGCCCGCCGGCACCGGTGCCCGCTGGTGGCGACCGTTCACTGCAGCGTGCAGCACACCCTGCGCGGACGCGGCCTGCGGGCCCTACTGCTGCACCGGCTCGGCGGGGCGGTCGAGCGGGCGACCCTGCGCCGGGCCGACGCGGTCGTCGTCCTCACCACGCGGGCGCGGGCGGGCTTGCTGGCCGACGGGATCGCCGCGGAGCGCGTCCACGTCATCCCTTCCGGCTTCGACCCCTCGATCTTCGCGGCCCCGGCCGACCGGCCACCGGAGCGAGCCGGCGGCCTGCGGATCGGCTACGTCGGGCGGCTGGCCCCGCAGAAGCGGCCGGACCTCGTGGTGCAGGCGTTCACGCGGATGGCCCAGCCGGCGCAGCTGGTGGTGGTGGGGGACGGCCCCGAGCGCTCGCGCGTCGAGTCGCTGGTGGCCGACAGCCCCGCCCGCGACCGGATCAGCCTGTCGGGGTTCGTCCCGCACGACGCGATCCCCGGTGTTCTCGCCGGGCTGGACGTCCTGGTGCTCCCGTCCGCCTACGAGGAGATGGGGTCGGTCCTGGTCGAGGCGATGGCCACCGGCCTGCCGGTCGTGGCCAGCAACGTCGGCGGCATCCCCGAGGTCGTGGGGGACGGCGAGACGGGGCTGCTGGTCCCCCAGGGTGACGTCGACGCGCTCGCGGCGGCCCTCGACCGGCTGGTCGCCGACGACGAGCTGCGGGGCCGCCTCGGCCGGGCGGCCCGCGCCCGGGCCGCGGCGTACGCCTGGCCGGAGCTGTCGTCCCGGGTGGCCGGCGTCTACGCCGCGGTCTCGGGGCGGGCGGCAGTGTCCTCGGCCCGCCGCTGAGGCCGAGGCGACTGCTTGTCCTCGGCGACGGGGCCGCCGACCCGGCCGCGGTCGGTTGTGGTGGCGGCACACGTGATGGCGGTACGAGGGTGGCGGGATTGCATGATCACGAACAGGGGGGAGGAGGGATCACGGTGGAGGGGGGTTCCGCGGGTCAGGCGTCGAAGTCGAGGACCACCTTCGGGGTCGTCGGCACCGACTGGCACGCCAGCCGGAAGCCGGCGGCGATCTCGGCGTCCTCGAGGGCGTAGTTGCGGGCCATCTCCACCTCACCCTCCACCACCTTGCAGCGGCAGGTGCCGCACACGCCCCCCTTGCACGCGTACGGGGCGTCGTTGCGGACGGCGAGGGTCGCGTCGAGGATCGAGCCCTCCTCGGGCATCGGGAACGTCGTCGTCCGCCCGGCCAGCCGGACGGTCACCTCGCTGCCCGACTCCTCGCCGTCCAGGCTGACCCGACGGGTCATCCGCGGCGCCTCGCCCTCGACGTGGAAGAGCTCGAGGTGGATGTCGGGCTTGGGCACGCCGCGCTCGACGAGCGTGGCGTGCACCTGCTGGACCAGGGCGTAGGGACCGCACAGCAGCCACTCGTCGACGTCGTCGGGGGGCAGCAGGGTGTCCAGCAGGCTGTGCAGCTTCTCCTCGTCGATGCGGCCGTGGAGCAGGTCGGCGTCCTGCCACCACTCGCGGGACAGCACGTGGACCAGCTGGAGGCGGTCGGGGTAGCGGTCCTTGAGGTCGGCGAGCTCCTCGAGGAACATCACCGACGCGGTGGTCCGGTTGCCGTAGACGAGGGTGAACCGGCTGGCCGGCTCTGTCTCCAGCACCGTGCGCAGGATCGACATGACGGGCGTGGTCCCGCTGCCCGCGACGACGGC
This DNA window, taken from Kineosporiaceae bacterium SCSIO 59966, encodes the following:
- the paaK gene encoding phenylacetate-CoA oxygenase/reductase subunit PaaK, with amino-acid sequence MRLPRHPRAVALRLDRVQGAVAVPRLLRAVRPLQGDLRGPDVTTEVSGDVTDEAGTTSTHQQVAASRGHSTFYPLRVSQIEQLTDDAVAVSFDVPDDLADVFAFTPGQHLTLRAHLDGEEVRRSYSICSAPSEHRLRVAVKRLEGGLFSGHVSTGLQVGDTLEVMPPAGRFGVAVDPANAKHYAAVVAGSGTTPVMSILRTVLETEPASRFTLVYGNRTTASVMFLEELADLKDRYPDRLQLVHVLSREWWQDADLLHGRIDEEKLHSLLDTLLPPDDVDEWLLCGPYALVQQVHATLVERGVPKPDIHLELFHVEGEAPRMTRRVSLDGEESGSEVTVRLAGRTTTFPMPEEGSILDATLAVRNDAPYACKGGVCGTCRCKVVEGEVEMARNYALEDAEIAAGFRLACQSVPTTPKVVLDFDA